The sequence below is a genomic window from Deltaproteobacteria bacterium.
CCCTGACGGCGGCCACGCCCTTTGACAGCAGGGATTCGATCACCTTGATGGAGGAAGCGTCACGCATGTCGTTGGTGTTCTTCTTGAAGGCCAGGCCCAGGACGGCGATGGTCTTGTTGTTGAGATTGAACCCCGCTTCCGACGCGGCGCGATCCACCAGGTAGACTTTCTGGCGCTCATTCACTTCATAGGAAGCCTCCAGCATCTTGGTGCTTACATTGGCGCGCCGCAGCTGGTAGATCAGGGAGGCGATGTCCTTGCCGAAGCAGCTCCCCCCGGCGCCGTTGCTCACGAAGGACCCCCAGGTGCTGATCCTGTCGTCGGCGGTCACCCCCATTCTGAGGTCGTCGATGTTGATGTTGGGAATGGTTTCGCCCAGTTTGGCGCCCACACCGTTCCAGAAGGATATATACGTCAGCAGCATGGTGTTGGCCACGTATTTGACGGCTTCCGCTGTCTCGGGCGTCGTTTCCAGGTACTTGGTCTGGACGTGGTGGACAAACTTGGCGTAAATGCGTCGCAGAATCACGAAGTCTTCCTCGAAATCGCAGCCTACGACGATACGGTCCGGCTTCCTGGCCTCGGGTACGGCCGTGCCCTCGGCCAGGAACTCCGGATTCGAGGCCACACCGAAATTCTCGACCCCGTGGCCTTCCATCACCGTCTTCAAATGCCGTACGGTTCCGATGGGTACGGTGCTCTTGTTGACGACGACCACCCGCCGTTTGTCCTGCCTGGCGGACAGCTTGGCCCCGATAGTGTCGATGGCCGCGTCGTAGTAGGTCAGGTTGGTGGACCCGTCCCGGTTGGGGGGGGTCGGCAGACACAGGAAGATGGCGTCGGTGCCCTCGATGATTTCATCCAGATTCGTGGAAAAAAAGAGGTGCCGGCCGTGAACCTTCTTTATGATATCGGTCAGGCCCGGTTCGTTCACATACCTGACGATCCGGTCGGCTTCACTGCTCGCAAAAGCCTCTATCTTGTCGGGGTCGTTGTCATAGGCGTAGACCTCGTGTCCGAATTCCGAACAGACGGCCGCGTGCACCAACCCCACATAGCCGGTTCCCGCCACAATGATTTTCATAACGCCTCCATACATGTATCTTCACTTCAGCAAGGGCCCGGCTGTTTTTCCATAAATCCTGTGGTGATGACAACCTTTACGGCGAACCCTCGACGACCTTTGGAATTCGAAATGAATTTATATATAAGATTTGCAATGATTACACAAGCAAAGAATGCCGTTTGCCCCGGTGATTGAACGTGTGGTATATTTCACCACCATGATGAAATCTTCGCCAAGCCGGTTCCATCTCGCTCCCATCGTGTCGACGGGTCTCGTTGCCGCCTACATCGTGGGGAGCCTGCAGGTCTACGCCAGCAACGCCCACCTTCTTAAAACCGTAACGCTTCTGGCAAATGCCGGCTACCTGACCGTGCCCAACCGGTTGATCGCGCCCTATCTGAAAAGCCTCGCCACCGCCCTCATGGGGGGGGTGTTCTTCGCCTTGAGCATCGGCGCCGGCGTCACCCTGACGGCTTTTCTTATGGCTTTGACCTGGAAAACCATCGGCCGTCGCAAAAAGTCCCTGGCGGTTCTGCTCGCCCTGCCCTGGATCGCCCTGACCGCCGGTGTCAATCTCAAAGGGGTGTCGGTTTTTCCGTCACTCTATTTTACCCTCGTGCCGCTCCTGGTGGCCGCACTCACCCTCAGGTTCACCCCGGATCGCCTCGACCGCTCCGCATGGATCCGGATGGGACTGCATGGGGCGCTGGTGCTGATTCTGGCGGCTGCCTGGTCAACCCAAGCCGGCAGCGGGATGTTCATCACCATCAGGGACCGCCTGCTTTTGTCCAATCCCGTGGGCATCGGCGTCAATGATTTTTACTACCGCTACACGCTTTACCCTGCCGAGGCCTTTAAATCCCTGCATCAGAAAATGCTCAAAACCTGCCGCCTGCACGGTTTCAGCGATCCGGTGTCGAAAAGGAAAATTTTACGGCGATTGTCCGCGTACAACTACCTTGCCCTGGGGAACGGCAAAACCCGCTCCGGCGCCGCTGCGGCCAGTGCGTCGGCCGACAACCGGGCTGCCCGGGCATCCGTGGATCTGACGGTTTCTGCCGGCAACGACACCTTGCTGCTAGCCAACGGCAGCCGACCGGTGATGGAAATCTCTTCCAAAGAATTTCTTGAAAAAACCGCTTGGGTGCTGAAATCCTTTTCCGAAAAATGCGACCGGCATCTTCTTTTTCGGCAGGCAACCTTCCTGTCCCTCCTGGTGGGGTTTCCCATTGTCCTATACGTCGGCCTCCAGTTCCTGCTGGCAGGCTTTTTGTCCCTGTTCATCAAACCGGGTGCCGCCGCCGTCGCCGCCGCATTGCTTTGCCTCGTCGCCGGGACCTCGATGCTCATTCCCGTGCGCAGCGGCATGGACGGAAAAATTACGGCGGACAGGATTCCGGCGCTTTTGCAGAGCGAGAAGTGGCAGGACCGCGTCGCAGCGCTGAAGGCCATCGCCGGACAAAAAAAGAACCGGGAATTCGGAACCGGAATGCAAACATTGACAAACGATCCGCACATTCCCGTGCGGTACTGGCTGGCGCGAAGCCTGGCCCGCACCCGAGGCTCCCGGGCTCACACGGCGTTGCTGGAACTGATGGGAGATCCGCAGCCCATCGTTGCCTGCCAGGCGCTTTACAGCCTCGGCAGACGCAGAGACAAACGCGCAATCAACGCAATTCTA
It includes:
- a CDS encoding nucleotide sugar dehydrogenase; translation: MKIIVAGTGYVGLVHAAVCSEFGHEVYAYDNDPDKIEAFASSEADRIVRYVNEPGLTDIIKKVHGRHLFFSTNLDEIIEGTDAIFLCLPTPPNRDGSTNLTYYDAAIDTIGAKLSARQDKRRVVVVNKSTVPIGTVRHLKTVMEGHGVENFGVASNPEFLAEGTAVPEARKPDRIVVGCDFEEDFVILRRIYAKFVHHVQTKYLETTPETAEAVKYVANTMLLTYISFWNGVGAKLGETIPNINIDDLRMGVTADDRISTWGSFVSNGAGGSCFGKDIASLIYQLRRANVSTKMLEASYEVNERQKVYLVDRAASEAGFNLNNKTIAVLGLAFKKNTNDMRDASSIKVIESLLSKGVAAVRAYDPLANEAAREALDPGKNVLFEKIAYFETAREALTGSDALFISSDCEEFRGLSRTIEDTVAPPYLIMDGRRMIPDYGAMVEKGFAYLAVGSMAMGTMDQST
- a CDS encoding HEAT repeat domain-containing protein encodes the protein MVYFTTMMKSSPSRFHLAPIVSTGLVAAYIVGSLQVYASNAHLLKTVTLLANAGYLTVPNRLIAPYLKSLATALMGGVFFALSIGAGVTLTAFLMALTWKTIGRRKKSLAVLLALPWIALTAGVNLKGVSVFPSLYFTLVPLLVAALTLRFTPDRLDRSAWIRMGLHGALVLILAAAWSTQAGSGMFITIRDRLLLSNPVGIGVNDFYYRYTLYPAEAFKSLHQKMLKTCRLHGFSDPVSKRKILRRLSAYNYLALGNGKTRSGAAAASASADNRAARASVDLTVSAGNDTLLLANGSRPVMEISSKEFLEKTAWVLKSFSEKCDRHLLFRQATFLSLLVGFPIVLYVGLQFLLAGFLSLFIKPGAAAVAAALLCLVAGTSMLIPVRSGMDGKITADRIPALLQSEKWQDRVAALKAIAGQKKNREFGTGMQTLTNDPHIPVRYWLARSLARTRGSRAHTALLELMGDPQPIVACQALYSLGRRRDKRAINAILYQISHSDHWYVQWYGYNALKALGWRQKISI